The following coding sequences are from one Nicotiana tabacum cultivar K326 chromosome 1, ASM71507v2, whole genome shotgun sequence window:
- the LOC107816925 gene encoding protein CURVATURE THYLAKOID 1B, chloroplastic, which produces MASTTSPSLTLSSSSTLVDGKTTRQSAAAASSQCVTLPTLPPPPAVQSRAARTTAYCRKIARNVVAMATSTGEVATTTEASSADMATTELPSELLQKIQEAWDKLDDKYAVSSLGVAALLLLWSSTGVISAIDRLPLIPGVLELVGIGYTGWFAYNNLVFKPDREALISKIKDLYKEVIGSS; this is translated from the exons ATGGCCTCAACTACCTCCCCTTCACTTACTCTTTCCTCTTCATCGACTTTGGTCGACGGCAAGACAACTCGTCAGTCAGCTGCTGCTGCGTCCTCCCAATGTGTCACCCTACCGACCCTCCCTCCCCCACCTGCCGTCCAAAGCCGTGCTGCCAGAACCACTGCCTACT GTCGTAAGATTGCAAGGAATGTAGTCGCAATGGCAACGTCTACTGGAGAGGTTGCAACTACTACAGAGGCATCATCAGCTGATATGGCAACCACTGAGTTACCATCTGAGCTTCTCCAAAAAATTCAAGAAGCT TGGGACAAACTTGACGATAAGTACGCAGTCAGCTCACTCGGTGTTGCTGCACTACTTCTACTATGGAGCTCCACTGGAGTTATCTCG GCAATTGACAGGCTTCCTCTGATTCCTGGTGTTCTTGAGCTTGTAGGAATTGGTTACACCGGT TGGTTTGCTTACAATAACTTGGTCTTCAAACCAGACAG AGAAGCTTTGATATCAAAGATCAAGGATTTGTACAAGGAAGTAATTGGGAGCAGCTGA